A single Pseudosulfitobacter pseudonitzschiae DNA region contains:
- a CDS encoding PRC-barrel domain-containing protein: MQRSSDIIGYSLRAKDGAIGSITDILFDDRHFGLRWVVIDTGTWLPGRKVLLPPTALGTPDPATREYPVDLTLSEIEDAPGLETDQPVSRQLETDILRLLRMAPLLVRRIRLRNGRRSATRRLDSGSDRRSSTGKACTGTTEG; this comes from the coding sequence ATGCAACGCAGTTCTGATATCATCGGATACTCGCTTCGTGCAAAGGACGGCGCGATCGGATCGATTACCGACATCCTGTTCGACGACAGGCACTTTGGCTTGCGCTGGGTGGTAATCGACACCGGAACGTGGCTTCCCGGTCGCAAGGTTCTGCTGCCGCCAACTGCACTTGGCACCCCTGACCCCGCGACCCGCGAATATCCCGTCGATCTGACCCTAAGCGAGATCGAGGATGCACCCGGTCTTGAAACCGACCAGCCGGTCTCACGACAGCTCGAAACCGATATTCTACGGCTTTTACGGATGGCACCCTTATTGGTACGGCGGATACGGCTACGCAATGGTCGGCGGAGTGCAACCCGCAGGCTTGACTCCGGGTCAGACCGTCGATCGTCAACAGGCAAAGCTTGCACAGGAACAACAGAAGGGTGA
- a CDS encoding Do family serine endopeptidase has translation MTYTPIFRRFASSAALVAALGATGATMTVASPALAVPAGGYGDLVETVAPAVVFIEVTAKAQPTNMSKQLPEGIPDELRRQFEKMMPQNGQQPARQGLGSGFIISEDGKIVTNNHVVEGAETVKVKLADGRSFDATVIGSDPMTDVAVLQLDTDEKMAFVNFGDSDAMRAGDEVVAVGNPFGLGGTVTTGIVSALSRNINSGPYDNYIQTDAAINRGNSGGPLFNNEGKVIGMNTAIFSPDGGSVGIGFAVPSDLVQSIVADLSDDGMITRGWLGVQIKPMPAEIAQVLGFDQPKGAMIQAVSKDSPAAKAGLTQGDIILSFNETEIVDTRDLTRAVASTNPDTVVPVKILHQGAEKTVEIAVGKMPTQDT, from the coding sequence ATGACTTACACTCCAATATTCCGCCGCTTTGCAAGTTCAGCGGCGCTCGTCGCCGCCCTCGGTGCAACCGGCGCGACCATGACGGTCGCCAGTCCGGCGCTCGCCGTGCCAGCCGGAGGTTATGGCGATCTGGTCGAAACCGTCGCCCCCGCCGTGGTCTTTATCGAAGTCACAGCCAAGGCGCAGCCCACCAACATGTCCAAACAACTGCCTGAAGGCATCCCTGATGAATTGCGTCGCCAGTTCGAGAAGATGATGCCGCAAAATGGCCAGCAACCTGCACGTCAGGGACTCGGCTCGGGCTTTATCATTTCCGAAGATGGCAAGATCGTCACCAACAACCACGTCGTCGAGGGTGCCGAGACCGTAAAGGTCAAGCTGGCCGACGGCCGCAGCTTTGATGCCACTGTGATCGGCAGCGATCCCATGACCGACGTGGCTGTGCTTCAGCTGGATACCGACGAAAAAATGGCTTTCGTCAACTTTGGTGACTCTGATGCAATGCGCGCAGGTGACGAAGTCGTGGCCGTGGGCAACCCCTTTGGTCTGGGTGGCACAGTGACCACCGGCATTGTCTCTGCCCTGTCACGCAACATCAACTCGGGTCCGTATGACAACTACATCCAGACCGACGCTGCGATCAATCGGGGCAACTCGGGTGGTCCGCTGTTCAACAACGAAGGCAAGGTGATCGGCATGAACACGGCCATTTTCTCGCCCGACGGTGGTTCGGTCGGCATCGGTTTTGCCGTTCCGTCCGACCTCGTTCAATCGATCGTAGCGGATCTGTCCGATGACGGCATGATCACACGTGGCTGGCTGGGTGTTCAGATCAAACCCATGCCTGCGGAAATCGCGCAGGTTCTGGGATTTGATCAGCCCAAAGGCGCGATGATCCAGGCTGTGTCCAAAGATAGCCCTGCAGCAAAGGCAGGCTTGACGCAGGGCGATATCATCCTGTCCTTCAACGAGACCGAGATCGTCGACACGCGCGACCTGACCCGCGCCGTGGCATCGACCAACCCCGACACCGTTGTGCCAGTCAAAATCCTGCACCAAGGTGCGGAAAAGACAGTTGAAATAGCTGTCGGCAAGATGCCCACACAGGACACGTAA
- a CDS encoding efflux RND transporter periplasmic adaptor subunit yields MTETPTNPRQTLEFESDRGSNKSRWVAGGLAIAIIGWMGSGYILPSEDTEETAKTSVTPRAVTVAVRRSDAEVVEQVFVAEGQALPDRDTMIRAETSGQIGEVLVEMGADLEAGQVIARFGLASRQADLERAEQELGRAQREFDNATELVKRGIATVDRVAQARATLAAAQASVSEAQEAIKNTEIRAPFAGRLESLDINIGEFVSMGADVGRIVDNTPLTISIQIPQQSLRDIKVGQAAQVAFITDETSTGEVQFVATSADAETRTFMAKITVPNTDGAIPAGISAQLRIPTGELTAHFVSPAILSLDTDGTLGIKTVNPENVVEFHKIDIVRAQTDGIWVSGLPEQTQIITIGQGFVNSGETVNPQAEQGVTKVSAQTDRSRENADTEAGQ; encoded by the coding sequence ATGACCGAGACCCCAACAAATCCGCGCCAGACGCTCGAATTCGAAAGCGACCGTGGGTCCAACAAGTCTCGATGGGTCGCAGGTGGTCTTGCCATCGCAATCATCGGCTGGATGGGCAGCGGATATATCCTGCCATCGGAAGATACGGAAGAGACGGCCAAAACCTCGGTGACCCCACGCGCGGTGACCGTCGCCGTTCGACGTTCCGACGCCGAAGTGGTGGAACAGGTTTTTGTTGCCGAAGGACAGGCGCTGCCCGACCGCGACACGATGATCCGGGCCGAGACATCCGGTCAGATTGGCGAGGTTCTGGTCGAAATGGGCGCCGATCTGGAAGCTGGACAGGTGATCGCACGGTTCGGGCTGGCCTCGCGCCAGGCCGATCTGGAACGTGCCGAACAAGAGCTTGGCCGCGCACAACGCGAATTCGACAACGCCACGGAACTGGTCAAACGCGGCATCGCAACCGTTGACCGCGTGGCCCAAGCACGGGCGACACTGGCAGCCGCGCAGGCAAGTGTCAGCGAAGCCCAGGAGGCCATCAAGAACACCGAGATCCGGGCACCATTCGCAGGACGTCTGGAATCGCTCGATATCAACATCGGCGAATTTGTATCCATGGGGGCCGATGTGGGCCGCATCGTCGACAACACTCCGCTGACCATCAGCATCCAGATACCCCAGCAGTCCCTGCGCGACATCAAGGTCGGACAGGCAGCGCAGGTCGCGTTCATCACTGACGAAACATCCACGGGCGAGGTTCAGTTCGTAGCAACCAGCGCCGACGCGGAAACCCGCACCTTCATGGCAAAAATTACGGTACCCAATACCGATGGCGCAATACCTGCAGGCATCAGTGCGCAGTTGCGCATTCCCACAGGAGAACTGACCGCGCATTTCGTCTCGCCCGCGATCCTTTCGCTCGACACCGACGGAACGCTGGGCATCAAGACGGTGAACCCCGAGAACGTCGTCGAATTTCACAAGATCGACATCGTGCGCGCCCAGACCGACGGTATCTGGGTCTCTGGCCTGCCCGAGCAGACGCAGATCATCACCATCGGTCAGGGTTTTGTGAACAGCGGCGAGACGGTGAACCCCCAAGCCGAACAGGGCGTGACGAAGGTCAGTGCGCAGACCGACAGAAGCAGAGAGAACGCCGACACGGAAGCCGGTCAATGA
- a CDS encoding PRC-barrel domain-containing protein, with protein MHSVEEVTGYYVEATDDNIGHIEDFVIDESSWAVRYLVIDTKNWWPGKMVLISPDWLRGIAWTDGKVHVGVTRDKVKDSPEFDPSTTIDRKYEESIHAHYGYTPYWVGWA; from the coding sequence TTGCACAGCGTCGAGGAAGTGACCGGCTATTATGTCGAGGCCACCGACGACAACATCGGCCACATCGAGGATTTCGTCATCGACGAATCCAGTTGGGCTGTCCGCTATCTGGTGATCGACACCAAAAACTGGTGGCCTGGCAAAATGGTCCTGATCTCGCCAGACTGGCTGCGCGGCATCGCGTGGACTGACGGCAAGGTTCACGTCGGTGTCACCCGCGACAAGGTCAAAGACTCGCCCGAATTTGATCCGTCGACGACAATCGACCGCAAATACGAAGAAAGCATTCATGCCCACTATGGCTATACTCCATATTGGGTCGGCTGGGCTTAA
- a CDS encoding bifunctional enoyl-CoA hydratase/phosphate acetyltransferase has translation MNNKDALPDRFARLEEMAAKLENVPTAVVWPVDAPSLLGALESAQKNLIQPVLIGPEDLIRSVAGQEGQSADNFKIIAASTPEEAAQKAVAMAVSGKVRGLMKGALGTKTLMKAVIAEKTMRLTRRMSHVFVMDVPHFDRLLFISDAALNVRPDLSCLRDIVINAIGLTHALGIARPKVAMLSATENIDERIESTILAAAICKMADRGAITGADIDGPLAMDLAVSPRAVEIKGIKSNVAGHADILIVPDLVSGNILAKNLDYLADAEAAGIVLGGAVPIALTSRADSPSERRASAALLCIVAATRTVPTL, from the coding sequence ATGAATAACAAAGATGCACTGCCCGATCGCTTTGCGCGGCTGGAAGAAATGGCTGCAAAGCTCGAGAATGTGCCCACCGCCGTCGTCTGGCCGGTCGATGCGCCCAGCCTTCTGGGTGCCTTGGAAAGTGCCCAGAAAAATCTGATCCAACCGGTTCTTATCGGACCCGAGGACTTGATCCGCTCTGTCGCCGGACAGGAAGGTCAATCCGCCGACAATTTCAAGATCATCGCGGCATCGACGCCCGAAGAGGCGGCGCAAAAGGCGGTCGCGATGGCGGTCTCGGGCAAGGTGCGCGGTCTGATGAAGGGCGCGCTTGGCACCAAGACGCTGATGAAAGCCGTGATCGCGGAAAAGACCATGCGTCTGACCCGCCGGATGAGTCATGTGTTCGTCATGGACGTACCGCACTTTGATCGCCTTCTGTTTATCTCCGACGCTGCATTGAACGTGCGCCCCGACCTGAGCTGCCTGCGCGACATCGTGATCAACGCCATCGGTCTAACCCATGCACTTGGCATTGCGCGACCCAAAGTCGCGATGCTGTCCGCAACCGAAAACATCGACGAACGAATTGAATCCACAATATTGGCGGCAGCAATCTGCAAGATGGCCGACCGTGGCGCGATCACCGGTGCCGATATTGACGGCCCCCTTGCGATGGACCTTGCCGTGTCGCCCCGCGCGGTCGAGATCAAGGGGATCAAATCCAACGTCGCCGGCCATGCCGATATTCTGATCGTGCCTGATCTCGTCTCGGGTAATATCCTTGCCAAGAACCTAGATTATCTGGCCGACGCCGAGGCCGCAGGAATCGTATTGGGCGGTGCCGTTCCCATCGCACTGACCAGCCGCGCCGATTCCCCCTCCGAGCGACGCGCTTCCGCCGCCCTTTTGTGCATCGTCGCCGCCACACGAAC
- a CDS encoding sensor histidine kinase has product MILMRDFMLRSMPLRLAAGLVLLFSFVSLLGLLASYVYTEASFEQTLRADLTQDMAGFRAAPSAAALAALVEAEARNTDPERVVLSFFAPNGRHYGNALVARDLDGYRILSNLPGNPEIKGRYLALTTSLRNGQLTVARSLAPIDALRDAFLNILVISLLPTVLVALSGGLILARRGARHVAVISGALDQLTSGNLQARVGDVSGWSNDLARIAAKVDQMARSQEDAVESLRQVSSDIAHDLKTPIQRAVVHLDDLGQSTDLSKAERTQLEKAQIELDGIASIFHALLQLAQIESGSPRARFVPVDLSNLCQTLCDIYDPSVVENGQLLMCDLPDELVRPVMGDRTLLGQVLANLIENAMHHTPEGTKITVALARTESHVQLSVTDTGPGIPETERDLVLRRLYRLDRSRATPGYGLGLSLVAVIAQVHDATLTLEDAAPGLRVKLNFPV; this is encoded by the coding sequence ATGATCCTGATGCGTGACTTCATGTTGCGTTCCATGCCGCTGCGCTTGGCTGCCGGTCTTGTGCTGCTGTTCTCTTTTGTGTCGCTGCTGGGACTTCTGGCAAGTTACGTTTATACCGAGGCGTCATTCGAACAGACTCTGCGTGCGGATCTCACGCAGGACATGGCTGGGTTTCGCGCAGCACCCTCAGCGGCGGCTCTTGCCGCGTTGGTCGAGGCAGAGGCGCGCAATACCGATCCCGAACGCGTTGTGCTAAGCTTTTTTGCCCCGAACGGACGCCACTATGGCAATGCGTTGGTGGCGCGCGATCTAGATGGCTATCGTATTTTATCCAACCTTCCGGGAAATCCCGAGATCAAGGGCCGGTATCTGGCTCTGACTACATCGTTGCGCAACGGCCAACTCACCGTGGCGCGTAGCCTTGCGCCGATCGATGCACTGCGGGATGCGTTCCTAAATATTCTGGTCATATCGCTGCTACCAACGGTTCTTGTTGCGCTCTCGGGGGGTCTGATTTTGGCACGGCGCGGTGCCCGGCACGTGGCCGTGATCAGCGGTGCTTTGGATCAGTTGACATCAGGAAACCTGCAAGCACGGGTGGGGGATGTTTCGGGTTGGTCCAACGATCTGGCCCGGATTGCAGCCAAAGTTGATCAAATGGCCCGTTCTCAGGAAGATGCCGTGGAAAGCCTGCGGCAAGTGTCGTCTGATATTGCCCATGATCTAAAAACCCCGATCCAGCGCGCAGTGGTTCATCTGGACGATCTGGGCCAGAGCACGGACCTGTCCAAAGCCGAACGCACCCAGTTGGAAAAGGCCCAGATAGAACTCGACGGGATTGCATCAATCTTTCATGCGCTGTTGCAACTTGCACAGATCGAGAGCGGCTCTCCTCGCGCGCGGTTTGTTCCAGTTGACCTGTCCAACCTGTGTCAGACCCTGTGCGATATTTACGATCCTTCGGTCGTCGAGAATGGACAATTGTTGATGTGCGACCTTCCAGATGAACTGGTGCGTCCAGTGATGGGTGATCGCACGCTGTTGGGGCAGGTTCTTGCCAATCTGATCGAGAATGCCATGCACCACACTCCAGAAGGCACAAAAATCACTGTTGCCCTTGCCCGGACGGAAAGCCACGTACAGTTGTCTGTCACGGATACCGGCCCCGGTATTCCAGAAACAGAAAGAGACCTGGTGCTGCGTCGTCTCTACCGGCTCGACCGGAGCCGCGCGACTCCGGGTTACGGACTGGGCCTAAGTCTGGTGGCAGTGATAGCGCAGGTCCATGATGCAACGCTGACTCTGGAAGATGCGGCGCCGGGGCTGCGGGTAAAGCTTAACTTTCCAGTGTAG
- a CDS encoding winged helix-turn-helix domain-containing protein has translation MRLLVVEDDATTGAYITRGLREEGHSVELVTNGREALIQATSGTYDVLVVDRMLPEIDGMTLVKTLRGAGNNAPILFLTSLGSVEDRISGLNAGGDDYLVKPFAFGELSARVAALARRPQSVEQETVLRAGSLEMDLIARKVTREGQEIDLLPREFAILEHLMRRKGRVQTRTMLLEAIWDISFDPMTNVVETHISRLRAKVDKPFEMELIKTVRGAGYRIDR, from the coding sequence ATGAGACTGCTTGTGGTCGAAGACGATGCAACGACGGGTGCCTATATCACGCGGGGGCTGCGCGAAGAGGGGCACAGCGTTGAACTGGTCACCAACGGGCGCGAGGCGTTGATACAGGCGACAAGCGGCACCTACGACGTGCTTGTCGTCGACCGCATGTTGCCCGAGATCGACGGCATGACGCTGGTTAAGACTTTGCGCGGGGCGGGAAACAATGCGCCGATCCTGTTCCTGACATCGCTTGGCAGCGTCGAAGACCGGATCAGCGGGCTGAATGCGGGGGGCGATGATTATTTGGTGAAACCCTTTGCTTTTGGAGAGTTGTCGGCGCGGGTCGCGGCGCTGGCCCGACGTCCGCAATCCGTCGAGCAGGAAACCGTGCTGCGCGCAGGATCGTTGGAAATGGACCTGATTGCCCGCAAAGTGACCCGGGAAGGACAAGAGATCGACCTTTTGCCGCGTGAATTTGCCATTCTTGAACACTTGATGCGCCGCAAAGGCCGCGTGCAGACGCGCACAATGCTGCTGGAAGCGATCTGGGATATTTCGTTCGATCCGATGACCAATGTGGTCGAAACCCATATCAGCCGGTTGCGTGCCAAGGTGGATAAACCGTTCGAGATGGAACTGATCAAGACGGTGCGCGGCGCCGGCTACCGGATTGACAGATGA
- a CDS encoding efflux RND transporter permease subunit, which produces MNVLIDAAFGRSRVVIMALVMILAVGAYAYVVIPKESSPEIPIPIFYVSTGLDGISPEDAERLLVEPLETELSSLTGLKQMTGNGGEGYASVQLEFEPGFDAESALDKVQRAVDRAKPDLPEDATDPVVTEINTALFPILTVILSGPVPERTLNNLSEDLKDRLEALAGVLEVDIGGARTELLEVLIDPTVFETYNLSFEELIGQINRNNQLIAAGAIESSAGRIVLKVPGLIQNIEDVMSLPVLVRGDTVVTFADVATIRRTFEDPTGFARIDGQPALALEIKKRSGSNIIETVAAVREVIAEAQDQWPASVQIDYMQDESEQVETMLSDLEANVIAAVILVMIVIVWALGIRSALLVGLAIPGAFLAGVATLYFMGSTMNLIVLFSLILVVGMLVDGAIVTTELADRRLHEGDGPKAAYAYAAKRMAWPIIASTATTLSVFFPLLFWTGTVGEFMKFLPITVILTLTASLFMALIFIPVVGGIIGKKPPQSAKAKQALQAAESGDPRDLGGFAGGYVRVLQFAILRPWATLIMAVSFLLAGFSAYGQFGNGISFFPSVEPDFAQVQVRARDNFSIYEKDALVREVEERLYKYSEIASVYARSGGGNQDAADLIGTIQIEFIEWDKRRTAAIIGEEIRTEMATIPGIDVQVQTASSGPTAGKPVNLRVRSSDPAAQATAVEAIRDAMEDIGGFTDITDTRPLPGVEWQISVNRSEAARFGADISTLGQAVRLLTRGITVADYRPSDADGSVDINVRFPSEERTLEELQGLRVPTSAGLVPISNFVTFEPSPRSGTITRIDQRRVITIEANVAPGVLVNNQVVALQAAINKMDLPDGVAASFAGEAQDQTDAMTFLIGAFITAVFLMFVILVIQFNNFYQAFVVMSAIVFSVAGVLYGLILTGRPFGIVMGGIGVIALAGIVVNNNIVLIDTYNDLKKSGLSPLEAALRTGAQRLRPVVLTSVTTALGLLPMVIGVNLNFFTREIVYGAPSTQWWTELSSAIAGGLVIATILTLIVTPAMLMLGEKKSRRAQPHTPTRPA; this is translated from the coding sequence ATGAACGTCCTCATCGACGCCGCCTTCGGTCGCAGCCGCGTGGTGATCATGGCACTGGTCATGATACTCGCCGTTGGCGCCTATGCATATGTCGTGATCCCCAAAGAAAGCTCGCCCGAGATTCCAATCCCGATCTTCTACGTATCGACCGGCCTCGACGGCATATCCCCCGAAGACGCCGAGCGCCTGTTGGTGGAACCGCTCGAAACCGAACTGTCGTCGCTCACCGGCCTCAAGCAGATGACCGGCAACGGCGGCGAGGGCTACGCATCGGTTCAACTGGAGTTCGAACCCGGGTTCGACGCGGAATCCGCGCTCGACAAGGTCCAGAGGGCAGTGGATCGTGCCAAGCCCGACCTGCCGGAGGATGCCACTGATCCGGTCGTGACCGAGATCAACACAGCATTGTTCCCGATCCTGACTGTCATTCTTTCGGGTCCGGTGCCCGAACGCACACTCAACAACCTGTCCGAAGATCTCAAAGACCGTCTCGAAGCCCTAGCAGGGGTGCTTGAGGTCGACATCGGCGGCGCGCGGACCGAACTGCTTGAGGTGCTGATCGACCCCACTGTGTTCGAAACCTACAACCTCAGCTTCGAAGAACTGATCGGTCAGATCAATCGCAACAACCAGTTGATCGCTGCGGGTGCCATAGAAAGCAGCGCAGGGCGGATCGTGCTCAAAGTACCCGGCCTGATCCAGAACATCGAAGACGTGATGTCGCTGCCGGTACTGGTGCGCGGCGATACGGTTGTGACCTTTGCCGACGTCGCCACGATCCGCCGCACCTTCGAAGACCCGACCGGCTTTGCGCGTATCGACGGTCAACCGGCGCTGGCCCTCGAAATCAAGAAACGGTCGGGGTCCAACATCATCGAAACCGTCGCTGCCGTGCGCGAGGTCATCGCAGAAGCCCAGGACCAGTGGCCCGCTTCTGTGCAGATCGACTATATGCAGGACGAAAGCGAGCAGGTCGAAACCATGCTCAGCGACCTCGAGGCAAACGTCATCGCGGCCGTGATTCTGGTGATGATCGTCATCGTCTGGGCACTTGGCATCCGTTCGGCGCTTCTGGTTGGCCTCGCCATTCCGGGCGCGTTTCTTGCGGGCGTCGCCACGCTCTATTTCATGGGCTCCACGATGAACCTCATCGTGCTGTTCTCGCTGATCCTTGTGGTGGGGATGCTGGTCGACGGGGCCATTGTCACGACAGAACTGGCTGACAGACGGCTGCACGAAGGCGACGGCCCAAAGGCTGCCTATGCCTACGCCGCGAAACGCATGGCTTGGCCAATCATCGCGTCCACGGCCACAACCCTTTCGGTATTCTTTCCGCTGCTGTTCTGGACAGGCACGGTGGGCGAGTTCATGAAATTCCTGCCCATCACCGTCATCCTGACGCTCACTGCGTCGCTGTTCATGGCTCTCATCTTCATCCCGGTCGTCGGTGGCATCATCGGCAAAAAGCCTCCGCAATCGGCAAAAGCCAAACAGGCGCTACAAGCCGCAGAAAGCGGCGACCCGCGCGATCTGGGCGGGTTCGCCGGCGGCTATGTGCGTGTCCTGCAATTCGCGATACTGCGGCCTTGGGCCACCCTGATCATGGCAGTCAGCTTCCTGCTCGCAGGGTTTTCAGCATACGGTCAATTCGGAAACGGCATCAGCTTTTTTCCGTCCGTCGAACCTGATTTCGCCCAAGTGCAGGTCCGCGCCCGCGACAACTTCTCGATCTATGAAAAGGACGCGCTTGTGCGCGAGGTCGAAGAACGCCTTTACAAGTACTCCGAGATCGCATCGGTCTATGCCCGTTCGGGCGGTGGCAATCAGGATGCCGCCGACCTTATCGGAACGATCCAGATCGAATTCATCGAATGGGACAAGCGCCGGACCGCCGCGATTATCGGCGAAGAAATCCGGACCGAAATGGCCACGATACCGGGCATCGACGTACAGGTGCAGACGGCATCATCCGGCCCCACGGCGGGCAAACCGGTAAACCTCAGAGTGCGCTCCAGCGACCCCGCAGCACAAGCCACTGCAGTCGAGGCAATCCGCGATGCGATGGAGGACATCGGCGGTTTTACCGATATCACGGATACCCGCCCGCTGCCGGGGGTCGAATGGCAAATCTCGGTGAACCGGTCCGAAGCTGCCCGTTTCGGGGCCGACATCTCGACGTTGGGACAGGCTGTGCGCCTGCTGACGCGAGGTATCACCGTTGCCGATTATCGCCCGTCCGATGCCGATGGATCGGTCGATATCAACGTGCGTTTCCCTTCCGAGGAACGAACTCTGGAGGAACTTCAGGGCTTGCGCGTGCCCACATCCGCCGGTCTGGTGCCGATATCGAACTTCGTCACCTTCGAACCGTCGCCGCGGTCGGGTACCATCACCCGCATCGACCAGCGCCGCGTCATAACCATCGAAGCGAACGTTGCCCCCGGCGTTCTGGTCAACAATCAGGTCGTCGCACTGCAAGCGGCGATCAACAAGATGGATCTGCCCGATGGCGTCGCAGCGTCCTTTGCTGGCGAAGCGCAGGACCAGACCGACGCGATGACCTTCCTTATCGGGGCATTCATAACGGCTGTCTTCTTGATGTTCGTGATCCTCGTGATCCAGTTCAACAACTTCTATCAGGCCTTCGTCGTGATGAGCGCCATCGTATTTTCGGTGGCGGGCGTTCTCTATGGGTTGATCCTGACCGGCCGCCCCTTCGGCATCGTTATGGGCGGGATCGGGGTGATCGCGCTGGCCGGAATCGTGGTTAACAATAACATCGTGCTGATCGATACTTATAACGACCTGAAAAAATCAGGACTATCGCCGCTGGAAGCAGCGCTTAGAACGGGCGCGCAGCGTCTGCGTCCCGTCGTCCTCACCTCGGTCACAACGGCGCTTGGCCTGCTGCCAATGGTGATCGGCGTGAACCTGAATTTCTTCACCCGCGAGATCGTCTATGGCGCTCCCTCGACGCAATGGTGGACAGAGCTCAGTTCCGCCATCGCAGGTGGGCTTGTGATCGCGACCATCCTGACGTTGATCGTCACACCTGCCATGCTGATGCTGGGGGAAAAGAAATCGCGACGGGCACAGCCGCATACCCCAACCAGGCCGGCATGA